From the genome of Solanum stenotomum isolate F172 chromosome 5, ASM1918654v1, whole genome shotgun sequence:
TTTATTTATTGACCTATTATTTAAGTAGGTTGTTTATTCATTTGAGAGATATAACTTTGCTCTGTTTGCTCTTCTTAGTCGATAAAGTAAAGTGAAATTAATAAGTTTGTTTATTTAGATTGACAATGTTAAAATAAGAAAGACTTGCTctatattcaaaattttgtaacaTAACTGAAAACAtgctatattttcttttctttattagttGATGCTTTTGGTAGATTAATTATCGCAGCATGACAATGTCtaattttattgatgtaaaaGCAAATGAGAAAATTATCGCAGATGAAAATAGTTAAGAATTAAAGTCACCATCGAGCATAAACTTTTAACAATGTTGATATTATAATGGACACTCTTTTTATGTTTTGCATGTGATTcaactaaatatattattttaaacacTGATACAAAGTAAGATATTCTAATAGCATTTAGCTTCAGTTTTGCCAACAGTGCATTGAAGTTTATATCTTTACTTATTATGCTCTATCAAAAGATATATAGTATATCTCATGTCttgctatttatttatttttaatgttcaAACAGACGCACAATTTAGcttctttcttgatttattaCTTGTACAAAAATTATGTAAACTAAAACATAGCcgtcatttttcattttaatcatttttagaCAGTTACCCTAACCTTTTTTAGTGTACGTATTTTAAGTGGTCATAactattttattctctttttattaaaataattttatctatatatatatatatatatatatatcatctcGATCATTGTGCTACCTTTAATAGTTACTATTATTGTGCAGtactttaatttgttgataTGCTTAATTCCGTCTTTTCTCTCTATATCAAGACTTAGTAAATATGTCATCAAAAAAGTCGCAAGGAGTTGAATTCTCTCTCTCATCTACAGAGCAGCAAGCTAAGGTTCCCgctctattatttttttttaatttaatttcaattcgAGATCATTTACATTACATTTAGCATCTATTTTtcacgtatatatatatatatatatatatatatatatatattattaatattattattattattattatatgcctcatttcattataattaAGGAGCTAGAATTTGATGTAGAGAGCCTCACAATCATGTgcgataaatattttatttgatgtgTAAAAAGTTCTCCATGAAATTAAAAGGATTTATTTTTAAGTagtaagataagaatatgataTAGTaataaagaatagaaaaaaagaatataaattgCTTTTGTAGGTTGATGTGTTCAAATGTAATAGTAATTAATTCATTTGTTTGTGATTAATTCAGATGAATGAGGTTAGAAAATTAATTGGTCCTGCTCTTAACAAATTTCCAGCAATGTGTTCGGATGCATCAATTCTAAGATTTCTGAGAGCACGAAATTGGCATACAAAAAGGTCAGCCAAAATGCTCAAAGAAGCATTAATATGGAGACTAGAAAACAAACCAAACATGATCCGTTGGGTACGTACTGATGTAAGCTTGTTTGTTTCATATTAATACAATAATGAAGATATATAGTTCACTCAATAATTATTCATTTATGTCATCatgttaaataataataatatatagtttGTGTCTAATTAGGATGATATTGCTCAACAAGCAGAACCTGGAAAAGTTTACAAAGCcaattattttgacaaatatGGAAGGACTGTGCTTGTCATGAAGCCTGGAATACCGGTAggaaataataattatcaaaattttcttatatcaATTGTACTAATTGTAATGTTTAGTTGATATATATGATCTCCTACATTTCAGAATCCTTACTCAGTAGAGATGCAAATGAGATATCTAGTTTATTGCATGGAGAATTCCATATTGGATCTAAAATCTGGTCAAGAGCAAATGGTTTGGTTGATCGACTTTGAAGGATGGAACATGTCTAGCATATCAGTAAAAGTGACTAGGGAAACAGCGCGTATTCTGCAAGATTGTTATCCAGAGAGGCTAGGTCTTGCAATCCTTTATAATCCACCAAAAGTTTTTGAGTCCTTCTGGATTGTAAGTCTAATAATATAACTTGacagtaaatttattttttcattgttgCACATCATGAATTATGCTTCTTTCTTTGTAGTTGGTAAAACCATTCCTTGAGAAGAGGACAtacaagaaagtgaagtttgtGTATCCAAATGATCAAAAAGTAATGGAAGATTTGTTTGATATGGACAAGCTTGAATCATGTTTTGGAGGAAAATGCACACAATGTTTTGATTATGTCACTTACTCTAATCGCATGAGAGAGGGAGATAAGATGATGActgattttgttatttctgGTGCTCCTTTACCCTCTGACCAATACTTGACAACATTAGACAATGGTTTCGAATTGTCTGAGGATGGTATATCCTCTACTGATGAAACAACATCGAATTTGGAAAGTTCAGATGAGACTGAAGATTTACAGATGAATTATAATGACGAAATCAAAGTTGATCCAAATGCTTCAAAACAGATAAAACAAAGCGAGTAAACATGACAAGCaatctctctcttttttctttattctttttgcTTAGTTGTAGATTGTTACTCTATAACATTATGTAATTATAtcacaactaacaacttcataGATTGATTATCTATTATTCAAACATGTTTAATAAGTAGTTGTAATTTTTGTACAGAGAGATTAACATAATATTTAatctcaattttcttttattttttctttctatgaAACAAAATGTGGAATTAACaaattattgatatataaatGAACAATCATATTATCTAAGGATATTCATGAGATGATGTAATTTCCCTCCTAAAATATGCAAAACGCATAGttgaaatatgatttaaatGTGCTCTAAGTTAACTGGGGTTAGCAGAATACCCTCATCCATTCTTACTAAGAAATTGAAAGAAGCctcaaaaatagaagaaagggtGAAAAGAGATGTAGAAATGGAAACTGCTTCCAAAAGGAAGGGACCAAACAGGAACAAGAGGGAGTGGATCCTTATCCTTCTCCTTCCCTTTTTTCGGAAGAAGGGTGGGATCCGAataaaatcgataaaatggaAGAAATTTGAGTGCACCGCATAAAACATTCTCCCCAGAGAAGTTGTTAATACGAATAAGAGAAACTTTGTTATAGCCATTTTTGTACATTTAATATACTCTACGGATAGAGGAATACATAGTTGAACATAGTaaataagaaattgaaagatttcgtTGAAATTGTTCGTTGGAAATTTCCCGTGAAAGGACCTACGCTTTGCACCTGAAGGAGATTCTCTAGTTAGGTACAGTGCAAACCTTTCATTTTGGTGGGTTGAAAGAGCCATAAAGGACTATAATCTCTTTCTTGAAAGAGCGTaaattcttccttttcttaTCCCAACTTTCCACTCTTTCTGAGAGGCATGACGCCTTGGCAGGCTTTGACCCACTTTCTTTCGCTTACCGGAGAGTGTATTCTTTATTATTGACTTTTCACGGTTGATCGCACCTCGCACCTAAAGGAGTCGATCCTTGTGAGGAGGATGACTCTTTTCTTGCTAAAAGCGCTTACTCATGGTCTATCGTGCAGTTGATAGTATCATACTGAGATGATGTGTGCTTAAATcgcatattaaaaataaattttttataaatagcaTTTCACAAACACAATTGTTTAATCAATTGTCAACACAAATACGATTGATAAATATGTGATTCATATGTCAGCTTTCACAAATGTTATTTACAAAGTCACGTATATGATTTATAAATAGCTATTATTGTATTTCGTCTTTTGAAAGTCAACAAAAGAATTGTTTTAAGGTTTATttagaatatttatttgacatagtttattttcttaattctaatttcaaatggcaaaaaacatatctttttctattctttaatttttggaGCAAAACAATTACTAATATTTGCATTCATGTGTATCGCCATCTTGATAACATGAATCAAGATGAaccttttttgttctttctttttctcattttaattgGTATTggtactttattattattattgttattactaTTAATAATAAGTAGCTAAACTACAAGATGCAGAGTCATATTGTATTTGTCTTGCTATTGACAAACAAATCTAACGAGTGATGATCATCCTCCATTATTATATCAAATCCCagtttttgttgttgaattttcatCCCTATTAGCGAGTTTTATGACCCATTAATCCTCTAAACAGTTGATGGGTTTTTGTGGACTATCGGAATTTATCTCTATTTCAATCTTGGTAagcattttcttttcttaattctctttgttttatttatcgattcttgtaattttaatatgaaaatcttttctatttatatttttcgcAGGAATTCTGCATTTGTGTTTGAATTGATTTGTCAAGTTgggatttttattctttttcttgatctAAAGGGAATTGATCCtagtttataaatttttgaCAAGAACTAGGTGGGTACAGTGAAGAAAAACTAGATATTCAGATCCCATTTGTTAGTGGATGAATGAATAGATGTTCAAGTTGGTTTTATTCATATTTAGGATATGGGTagttaatattcttttttttcttatttggttGTGCATTTGTCAAAGCGACGAGTGAACTGCTTATTCTTCAAGAATAAGTTCTACTATttgatttcttgaagaatttttcTTAGCAGTTGCGGAGATAGTGGGAGAAAAATGGATTGTTACATATAAACAATCTACTTTGGCTTCTTACTAATCCTTGTTGAACGTAGGAATGGAAAGGAATATTCCACAGTATTTGAATTCAAGGGACTTgcatattttgtttgatttgtgaCCATTCATTGTATTGCTTGAGCACTTGTAAttgaaaatcttttttttttagccaatggtctatcagaaacaacctcccTGCCCCACAAAGTTATGGGTAAGACTTGCATACATCATTTCTCTTTCAAACCCTAATTGTGGAATTATGTTGTTGGGTGTAAGAGCTCTCACTGGAAATGAAACTCTATCTTGATCACTTGCTCCCAGAGCCTAAATCTATTGTTGCTTGACACTGTCTACACCTAAAGTGCCAATAAGTGATTGTCTATTGTCACCAAAATTACCATATTTTCAACACACAACATTTCAACCGATATTAGATTCTATAACGAGTTTATTGCAAAGAACCTTATATATGTTGAAATGTTGAACCCTTTGACGTTTAAATTTTGGATCAAGCTAAGAGACATCCAACTGCATATTTTCCTCCATTATAGCTTGGTCATCGATTCATTGAGTTTGCATTGTTTTACTTTACCCTACATGTATCATTGATAAAGAAGTAGCTGTCATCTTCTGTGTTTCTTCCATTAGGAAAAATGCAGCGATGTTTTGCATAGTTAAGGACACTGAGCTACTAATAATTTAGGGATTCACCATAACTTTTTCGAtggaaattatattatttatacatgattaaacTTACCaactttacatatttttataaaggTTATTACCTAAAGTCAGTTTAACAACCATAATTtggttaaaataaattaaaattgggAGGTggtagtatttttttaatgagaATAAGGGAAGGGTAAAGCGGGAAAGTCGGCTAAATTTACAGGTATTTTATATTTAGATTTAATTGGCCATTGAAAAGTCTAACATTTTGATTATAAAGTAGTGTGTTTTCCCTGAAATCGAAGAGGCGAGAAgcttaaaaaaaacaaaaaaaaaacatctttttTTCTGTCTTGTCTCAATTCCACAACTTTATTCTCCCTCTCTCTTTCTTTGTAGAAATGGCAGATCAGCTCACCGATGATCAGATCTCTGAGTTCAAGGAGGCTTTCAGCCTATTCGACAAGGACGGAGATGGTTTGATTCTAAGCTTTTTCGATTTATTACAACAAGTTTCATTTCTATTTTCCAGATCTGGCTTTATTGACTTCCTGTTTAGTCTCTGTTTTAGATTTTAGATTTGGTGGAACAATTATGATGATTTTGTGGATGTCAAATCTGTGTAAAAGTTCATTGATTTGGTGTGTAGGAATGATATTTCCCTTCAGAAAGAAACCGATTAGAGAAAATGGAAGATTCGAGCTTCTTCATTCAATTTTGAGTGCCATAATTTATTAGTTTAGAAATATTGgagatttttgtttttaagatgTGGAAAAATGCAAATCAGAGGATTATATGCGAAGCATTTAGTCGGatgcatgaaaaaaaaataggataTTGATGTTCAATCTTGGGCCTTATTTGTAACAATGGTGAATCTTTGACCCTGTATTGGTAATTTGTACTCCTATTTGATTACTTTTTTTGGATATGGGCCAAAGTTTCTGTCTTTATAGCTAATAATATCAACTTGCTTTAAATGATAGTTATAGGTCCTTTGTATTTATTGTTGCCGTGTATGAGTAGATCTCTTGCAGATTCTGTATTAGTTTACAAGCATTTAAAATGGTACTTGTGCTTTACTTTAATAAAGCAAAATCCTttgcctagtggtcaatgacgTGAGTTGAGAATCATGAGTTCTCATGTTCAAATtcaaacactaggtgatttttcCCCGCCTTGGTTGACAAAGTTACTTGGTACCTGAGGAGGTGACATGTATCCCGTGGAATTAATCGAGGTGCGCCAAAGCTGGTTTGGACACCAtggttatcaaaaaatttatcttTCAGAAATAAGATGCTGCAAATAATGGTCTAAATATCTGATTTGACGGACTTCAATGTCTTTTACCCAAAATGACCCAATATACGCtgttttatttttccatttaatttaatataatttttaagggATGCTGGGGATGAAGTGACTGTTTAAATAATATATCAGTTTGAGGAAGAGCTATAGTTTGTGTGTTACATGATGGTGTATTCTTTGGAATTCCAACTGTTACATGTATTGACCGTCTTTTTTCTTTGTCAGTTACCACTTCAGAACTGGCTTTGCACATTTAACATTTTGGATCTTGCTTTGCTTGTGTAGCAGAAAGATGCAAATATCTTAAAAGATTCATGTTATTTTGTTTGGAATATGTATTATGGCACTATgttttttgatttaattatttatcaGACTGCTTACTGTTGACTTTGTGAGATAGCATATGAGATGTGTCTTCTAGACTTGGGCATAACATAGAGGCCCTAGGAAAGAACATTGGCTCTAGTTAGTCAACCCCCCCCCCCCNNcccccccccccccacccaaCCCACACGTGGATGTAATCATCTGAATTATCTGGTATGGTTAACTTTACATTTGGTTTCTTTTGAAAGTATGCATTGGAAATAGAAATGCAGTCAGAAGCATATGTTGTTTGATCCTTCTTGTTTAgtatgttgatattgttgttttgaataGGTTGCATTACAACTAAGGAGCTTGGAACTGTGATGAGGTCGTTGGGACAGAACCCAACTGAAGCTGAGCTCCAGGACATGATAAATGAAGTGGATGCTGATGGTAATGGAACCATCGACTTCCCTGAGTTTTTGAACCTCATGGCCAGGAAGATGAAGGATACAGACTCAGAGGAGGAGCTGAAGGAGGCATTCAGAGTGTTTGACAAGGACCAGAATGGGTTCATCTCTGCTGCTGAGCTCCGTCATGTGATGACTAACCTTGGTGAGAAGCTGACTGATGAAGAAGTTGATGAAATGATCAGGGAGGCTGATGTCGATGGCGATGGACAAATTAACTACGATGAGTTTGTTAAGGTCATGATGGCCAAGTGATTTCCCTCTTCTGAAGTTGTTTTTTGCTGTGAGAAAAGACCAAACATTCATCAGACTGGGTCAGCTTTGGGATAATGgtttatttttacaaatttataCGGTTAGGTCGTACCTTTGGATTAATGTAATGCTCTATCGTTTGGTGGTTGAATCTCACTTTCTTTCTCTTATTTGGTTGTCTTGTACCTCGGCTGATAAAGTTGTCTGGTTCATATTTAGGGCTTTGTTGAACTAAGTCTATCTGAGACtgtaactttttatttatttattgacgAATGCAGTTGTAATAGCTTGCATTAATGCAAACTTTTTGAGGCTGGAGATTGTAAGTGTCTCTAGCCGTCATGCATTATTATGTTATTGGGGTTATTCTTTATGTACGTTGGAGAAGTTGTTAGGACTCCAGTGTAGGTGTCGAAAAATCCACTCTTTTACAGCAGAATTTCACTGATAACTGGTAATTGTTAGGGATCAGGAATAGAGTTGGGAATAAGATGGATACAAAGTTTGATAATTGAAGCAAGAATGCATATTAGTGGTAAATGTAAGAGTTgtatttattgattgatttaaatAGATCTATGTGATTCAATTCACCATGTAAATGAAGTCTTTGTCGTTGTTCtagaaagatcaaaatgatttgattgttctggttaatttgaaatattatgtaaacaaattttgcatatttatagcattattaattaattagtaaaatgTACGAAACTAATTTTGCATATTTATAACATAATTAgcgttcaaaatatttttccttttttaacgTGTACTAAAAGAACACATTTGGTCCAAAGACAAGTCATTATTAGTCAAATGTTTTGAAATCTCACAAACTATAATGATGCCAAAAATTCACCCCTGCCGGCTTGTTTCCCATaatcattctttttttcttacaaggaaaaaaaaaaaaacaagtgagtaataaataattttattacctagaaataataaaatggaatactaatattttaattaaattttatactGGTCAGACGATACCGAGGCAATAAGAGAGAGAG
Proteins encoded in this window:
- the LOC125865422 gene encoding calmodulin, with product MADQLTDDQISEFKEAFSLFDKDGDGCITTKELGTVMRSLGQNPTEAELQDMINEVDADGNGTIDFPEFLNLMARKMKDTDSEEELKEAFRVFDKDQNGFISAAELRHVMTNLGEKLTDEEVDEMIREADVDGDGQINYDEFVKVMMAK
- the LOC125865339 gene encoding uncharacterized protein LOC125865339, translated to MNEVRKLIGPALNKFPAMCSDASILRFLRARNWHTKRSAKMLKEALIWRLENKPNMIRWDDIAQQAEPGKVYKANYFDKYGRTVLVMKPGIPNPYSVEMQMRYLVYCMENSILDLKSGQEQMVWLIDFEGWNMSSISVKVTRETARILQDCYPERLGLAILYNPPKVFESFWILVKPFLEKRTYKKVKFVYPNDQKVMEDLFDMDKLESCFGGKCTQCFDYVTYSNRMREGDKMMTDFVISGAPLPSDQYLTTLDNGFELSEDGISSTDETTSNLESSDETEDLQMNYNDEIKVDPNASKQIKQSE